The DNA sequence GGGCTGCGGGACGTCGCGCTGGCGGAAGGCCCGGCGGCGTCGGGGACGTTGAAGGGCGAGGAGGCCGGTCCGGACCGGATACGGGCCGCGATGCTGGCACAGCGGCGGATACTGCTGCTCACCGACGCGTCCGAGGTGGCGCGGCCACTGGCGGGGAAGCGTGACCACGCCAAGACCGCTGTGCTGGAGAAGCACTTCAAGCTGGTCGCGGACGTGCAGGTCCGCGGGCGACGGGTGACGGTGTACGAGCGACGCTGAGGAGCCCGGCCGGCGCAACGTCGGGCCAGGCCCCTTCGACCGTCCGTCCGCGCCCGGTCAGTGGAACTGGGGCACGATCAGATGGATCCCGTACGCCACCACCGCGGCGCACGCGACGAAGCACAGCCCGGCCTGCGTGAGGCCCAGCGTGGACGTGCCGCCGCCTTCCTCGCGTGCCCCTTCGCAGCGGGCAAGACCCAGCACGCCGAGTGCGAAGACGGCGACCACGGCCACGGTGACGGCGAGGCTCACCGCGGCGACCTGGCCGAGTGCGGTCCAGTCGAGGTTCATGATGTGAACTCCCTTGTCTCAGGCGATCGTTGTCTCAGGCGATCGTTGTCTCAGCCGATCGCTGTCTCAGCCGATCGCTGTCTCAGGCGGCCGCGCCGACCTTGGGCGCCTCCGTGCTGCGCACCGTGACCTCGTGGGTGTCGTTGACGTTGTGCGCGGACACCGGGTTGCGGCGGGAGATGAACACGATCCCGGCGGAGACGGCCGCACCCACCAGCGCGACCACGGCCGTACCGAGGTTGCCGCCGTGCTTGACCACGCCCGCCGAGACGCCGCCGACCAGCGCGGCGGCGGGCAGGGTGACCAGCCAGGCCACGACCATGCGCCCGGCCACGCCCCAGCGGACCTCCGCCAGCCGGCGGCCCAGGCCCGCGCCGAGGATGCTGCCCGAGGCGACCTGCGTGGTGGACAGGGCGAAGCCCAGGTGGGCCGAGGTGAGGATCACCGTCGTTGAGGCCGTCTCGGCGGCGAAGCCCTGCGGGGACTGGATCTCGGTCAGGCCCTTGCCCATCGTGCGGATGATCCGCCAGCCGCCGAGGTAGGTGCCGAGGCCGATCGCCAGTCCGGCCGAGGCGATCACCCACACCGGCGGGCCCGCGTCATGACCCAGGGCGCCCGCCGAGATCAGGGTCAGTGTGATGACGCCCATCGTCTTCTGCGCGTCGTTGGTGCCGTGGGCGAGGGAGACGAGCGAGGCCGAGGCGATCTGGCCGACCCGGAAGCCCTTGGTGACGGAGTCCTTGCGGGCGCGAGCAGTGAGCTTGTACGCCAGGTACGTGGCCAGCAGCGCCGCGATCCCCGCCACGAGCGGCGAGGCGACGGCGGGGATCAGTACCTTCTCGACAACCTTGTCGAAGTGCACGCCGTGCGACCCCGCACCCACCCAGACGGCCCCGATCAGTCCGCCGAACAGCGCATGCGACGAACTGGACGGCAGCCCGACCAGCCAGGTGAGGAGATTCCACAGGATCGCCCCGACCAGACCCGCGAAGATCATGCCCGGGCTGACGAGTGAGTCGTCCACGATGCCGCCGGAGATCGTCTTGGCGACCTCGGTGGACAGGAAGGCACCGACGACGTTCAGGACGCCGCTGATGAGCACGGCCGTCCTGGGTTTGAGCGCCCCCGTGGCGATGGACGTGGCCATCGCGTTCGCCGTGTCGTGGAATCCGTTGGTGAAGTCGAATGCGAGGGCCGTCACGATGACGACCGCCACCAGGAACGTGATGTGGTCCATTCCCCAATGCAAACAAGCCCGGACCAATTCACGGAGAACCGACGGCAAAGCGTGTCCCAGGAGCCGGCGCGCGGTTGGTAAGGGTCCTGCAAAGCCCGCGTGGCGAAGCTTGAGTGCGCTGGAGTGCGCCGTACGGCCGCCGCGGGCCCTGGTCGCCCCTGCCGATCTACGATCGCCCCATGAGCATCCGCTGGACCTACGCCTTCATCGACCGCCCCGTCGCGTCCTTCACCCGGGCGCACACCTTCTGGACTGCGGTGACGGACACCCGGCTGTCCGAATTCCGGGGCGAGCAGGGGGAGTTCGTGACCTTGCTGCCGGATGGCGGGGCCGACCCCTGCGTGAAGGTCCAGGGGGTCGACTCGGGCCCCGGTGGCGCCCATCTCGACTTTGCCGTGGACGACGTACCGGGATTCGTGGCCTCGGCGCTCGCGGTGGGGGCGGGTGTCGCCGCCGAGCACGACGGGTGGGCCGTACTGCGGTCGCCCGCCGGGCAGTTGTTCTGTGCCGTGCCCTGGCACGGGGAGTCGGTGCGGCCGCGCGTGGTGCACGGCAGCCGGCTCGACCAGGTCTGCGTTGACGTACCGCCGTCGCGGTACTCATCCGAAGTCGCCTTCTGGAGCGCCCTGTTGGACGGCTGGGAGTCGGTGCCCGGCTCCCGCCCCGAGTTCCATGTGCTCAAGCCACCGTCCGGGCTTCCCGTCCGTATCCTGCTCCAGCGTCTCGGCGAGGAGCGGCGCGACGCAGAGCGGCCCGGTGCGGAACCCCGGGCCTCCGCCCACCTGGACCTCGCCTGCGCGGACATCGCGGCGGTCCGCGCCCGGCACGAGGAACTGGGCGCGGGCTTCGTCGCCGAGGGCGCCCACTGGACGGTGATGCGCGATCCGGCGGGCGGCACGTACTGCCTGACGGGGCGCGATCCGGAGACCGGCAAACTGGCCGGCTAACGGGTGGTCACGACGAGGCAGGCTGCCCGGCCGTTCTCGTCGGGCGTGACGCTCGCGCACGCCGACTCCCGGCCCTCCGGCAGCGATGGGCTCGGCTCGGCATTCCCCCAGCGGTTCGGCCCCGGCGGCTGCGCCGAGTCCTGCAACCACAGCGTCAGCGCGCCCGCGACGACGACGGCGATCACCCACACCGTCACGACCCAGCGCCATAACCGGCGGCGTCCCGTCACCTCCAGGGCTCCACATCCACCACCGCGTTCACCGGAATGGGCCCGTACACATGCGGGAACTCCTCGCCGCCCGGCTCCGGCGCCTCGTACTTGAGCGGCACGTCGAGCCGGGCCGGATCCACG is a window from the Streptomyces sp. NBC_00299 genome containing:
- a CDS encoding inorganic phosphate transporter — translated: MDHITFLVAVVIVTALAFDFTNGFHDTANAMATSIATGALKPRTAVLISGVLNVVGAFLSTEVAKTISGGIVDDSLVSPGMIFAGLVGAILWNLLTWLVGLPSSSSHALFGGLIGAVWVGAGSHGVHFDKVVEKVLIPAVASPLVAGIAALLATYLAYKLTARARKDSVTKGFRVGQIASASLVSLAHGTNDAQKTMGVITLTLISAGALGHDAGPPVWVIASAGLAIGLGTYLGGWRIIRTMGKGLTEIQSPQGFAAETASTTVILTSAHLGFALSTTQVASGSILGAGLGRRLAEVRWGVAGRMVVAWLVTLPAAALVGGVSAGVVKHGGNLGTAVVALVGAAVSAGIVFISRRNPVSAHNVNDTHEVTVRSTEAPKVGAAA
- a CDS encoding VOC family protein, whose product is MSIRWTYAFIDRPVASFTRAHTFWTAVTDTRLSEFRGEQGEFVTLLPDGGADPCVKVQGVDSGPGGAHLDFAVDDVPGFVASALAVGAGVAAEHDGWAVLRSPAGQLFCAVPWHGESVRPRVVHGSRLDQVCVDVPPSRYSSEVAFWSALLDGWESVPGSRPEFHVLKPPSGLPVRILLQRLGEERRDAERPGAEPRASAHLDLACADIAAVRARHEELGAGFVAEGAHWTVMRDPAGGTYCLTGRDPETGKLAG